A window of Lytechinus variegatus isolate NC3 chromosome 15, Lvar_3.0, whole genome shotgun sequence contains these coding sequences:
- the LOC121429242 gene encoding uncharacterized protein LOC121429242, with the protein MPSPGWQGDDPPNNIHEVYDYVDRELKLLKTRLATKIEKFFYGGIEPIQFLLHVEEIFKSKHRVKRIKSMIPRVAGMQELDLFIRTCMEVRRPGGVRDAGFSKDIQTFATAFTRSAKALADLLDEVRDIYSIVQTFCRNYQSLEGEFDLKWARSTNLELKSTLDAIDQLLTDAHPGVNIKLFSADKFSLEVAESVDSKRFPVLRLFPDLFQKFYFCIHLLGKWRANDQIYLEDIQFRLIKTKRLQRLKQEEYNTIELEHSNILSSIVEKRLRVRTREMKERIKQLDQEINKLVHQNRGMNQEKSQGEHDVLERKRMIFQNKDVADFSKDIDSILGVRKDVEILHKKLKSLNRSLKLNEQELIARQKEKAELERDYEDTRQAISRSNQLAFERSELSKEISIINEKIHELETIFYRKTDRQKLEQAFEELRGSDENG; encoded by the coding sequence ATGCCCTCCCCAGGCTGGCAGGGGGATGATCCTCCCAACAACATTCACGAGGTCTACGATTATGTCGATCGAGAACTGAAGCTATTGAAAACCCGCCTCGCTACAAAGATCGAAAAGTTCTTCTACGGCGGAATAGAGCCAATACAGTTTTTGCTTCATGTCGAAGAAATTTTTAAGAGTAAACATCGGGTAAAGCGAATCAAGAGCATGATTCCTCGAGTAGCCGGGATGCAGGAGCTTGATCTGTTTATAAGGACGTGCATGGAGGTTCGACGTCCAGGAGGTGTCCGCGATGCAGGGTTCAGCAAGGACATCCAGACGTTCGCAACCGCGTTCACCCGAAGCGCCAAAGCTCTTGCAGATCTCCTAGACGAAGTACGCGACATATACAGCATTGTCCAAACTTTCTGCAGGAACTACCAATCGCTTGAAGGGGAGTTTGATTTGAAGTGGGCCCGTAGCACGAATCTAGAACTCAAATCCACCCTGGATGCTATTGATCAGCTCCTTACCGATGCTCATCCGGGTGTGAACATCAAGTTGTTCAGTGCAGACAAGTTTTCTCTTGAGGTAGCAGAGAGCGTGGACTCTAAGCGATTTCCGGTGCTTCGGCTCTTTCCGGATCTCTTCCAGAAGTTCTACTTTTGCATCCATCTCCTTGGGAAATGGCGGGCCAATGATCAGATTTATCTGGAAGATATTCAGTTCAGATTGATCAAAACCAAGCGTCTACAAAGACTGAAACAGGAAGAGTACAACACCATCGAGCTCGAGCATTCTAACATCCTGAGTAGCATCGTCGAGAAACGACTCCGCGTTCGCACTCGAGAAATGAAAGAACGAATAAAGCAACTAGACCAAGAAATCAATAAACTCGTACACCAAAATCGGGGAATGAACCAGGAGAAATCGCAGGGTGAACACGACGTCCTGGAAAGAAAACGAATGATCTTCCAAAACAAGGACGTTGCGGACTTTTCCAAAGACATTGACAGTATCCTAGGCGTGAGGAAAGACGTCGAGATCCTGCACAAGAAGCTGAAGTCGTTGAACAGGAGTTTAAAGTTAAACGAACAGGAGTTGATCGCACGCCAGAAGGAGAAGGCTGAGCTGGAGCGAGACTATGAAGACACGAGGCAGGCAATTAGTCGATCCAACCAACTTGCTTTTGAACGATCAGAACTCTCTAAGGAAATATCAATCATCAATGAAAAGATTCATGAACTTGAAACGATCTTCTACAGGAAGACCGACCGTCAGAAGCTGGAACAAGCTTTTGAAGAACTCAGGGGGTCGGATGAGAATGGTTAG